One genomic region from Methanocaldococcus fervens AG86 encodes:
- a CDS encoding adenylosuccinate synthetase yields MTCTIIVGGQWGDEGKGKIISYICDKDKPSIIARGGVGPNAGHTVNIGGKSYGIRMVPTGFPYKEAKLAIGAGVLVDPEILLKEIEMLKDFNVGERLIVDYRCGIIEEKHKIMDRKDEHLAKEIGTTGSGCGPANVDRVLRILKQAKDIEALKDFLGDVSEEVNNALDKGDNVLIEGTQGTLLSLYYGTYPYVTSKDTTASSFAADVGIGPTRVDEVIVVFKSYPTRVGAGPFPTEIPLEEAEKLGIVEYGTVTGRRRRVGYFDFELARKACRLNGATQIALTGLDKYDKECYGVTEYDKLSEKAKEFISKVEEATGVPVTIVSTGPEMHQTIDLRSEKL; encoded by the coding sequence TTGACCTGCACCATTATTGTTGGAGGACAATGGGGAGATGAAGGAAAAGGAAAGATAATAAGCTACATTTGCGATAAAGATAAGCCGTCAATTATTGCGAGAGGAGGAGTAGGGCCGAATGCAGGGCATACTGTAAACATAGGCGGAAAAAGTTACGGAATCAGAATGGTGCCTACTGGATTCCCATACAAAGAGGCAAAATTGGCTATAGGGGCAGGTGTTTTAGTTGATCCAGAGATTTTGTTGAAAGAGATTGAAATGCTTAAAGATTTTAATGTTGGAGAGAGGCTGATTGTAGATTACAGATGTGGAATTATTGAAGAAAAACACAAAATTATGGATAGAAAGGATGAACACTTAGCTAAAGAGATTGGAACTACTGGAAGTGGTTGCGGTCCTGCAAACGTTGATAGAGTTTTAAGAATTTTGAAACAGGCAAAGGACATTGAAGCTTTAAAAGACTTTTTAGGAGATGTTTCTGAAGAGGTTAATAACGCTTTAGATAAAGGAGATAATGTCTTAATTGAAGGAACGCAGGGAACTTTATTATCCCTATACTATGGGACATATCCTTATGTAACCTCTAAGGACACAACCGCTTCATCATTTGCCGCTGATGTAGGTATTGGCCCTACAAGGGTTGATGAAGTTATAGTTGTATTTAAAAGCTATCCTACAAGAGTAGGAGCTGGGCCATTCCCTACTGAAATACCATTAGAAGAGGCAGAGAAATTAGGAATTGTAGAATATGGAACAGTTACTGGAAGGAGGAGGAGGGTAGGATACTTTGACTTTGAATTGGCAAGAAAAGCTTGCAGACTAAATGGAGCTACCCAGATTGCATTAACTGGATTGGATAAGTATGATAAAGAATGTTACGGAGTAACTGAGTATGACAAATTAAGTGAGAAGGCTAAAGAATTTATAAGCAAAGTTGAAGAAGCTACTGGCGTTCCTGTGACCATAGTCTCAACAGGTCCAGAAATGCATCAAACAATTGACTTAAGAAGCGAAAAATTATAG
- a CDS encoding DUF7839 domain-containing protein — protein MKKRNITEFQVLSEIIRKQPHIKQKEIAENLGITVQAVSEHIRNLVKEGYVKSRGRGEYVVTEKGLRKLKNWISEFKDYLDEINSAVYRYKDIWPAIADDDIEDGDTVYLFMKNALLYASKEPKGEAKAKALYGGKKGDDIAICEIKGIVDVPKGRVVVFKIPPEVVGGSRVVDFDLIKDNIKDLDNYVIATMGTVAYVVANKLGFKPDIRFAVPEAIVSACNRGCNVVALITGKMAEKVIKKLDNAKISYTVLDATKNK, from the coding sequence ATGAAAAAAAGGAATATAACTGAATTTCAGGTTTTATCTGAAATTATAAGAAAACAACCTCATATAAAACAGAAAGAAATAGCTGAAAATTTAGGAATAACAGTGCAGGCAGTTTCAGAACATATAAGAAATTTAGTTAAAGAAGGTTATGTTAAATCGAGGGGTAGAGGGGAGTATGTAGTTACTGAAAAAGGACTTAGGAAATTAAAGAACTGGATATCAGAGTTTAAAGATTACTTAGATGAGATAAATTCGGCAGTTTATAGATATAAAGACATATGGCCCGCTATTGCTGATGACGATATCGAAGATGGGGATACAGTATATTTATTTATGAAAAATGCTCTATTATATGCATCAAAAGAACCTAAAGGGGAGGCAAAGGCAAAGGCATTATATGGAGGAAAGAAAGGGGATGATATAGCAATATGTGAAATTAAAGGGATTGTTGACGTTCCTAAGGGAAGAGTGGTTGTTTTTAAAATTCCTCCTGAAGTTGTTGGCGGTTCAAGGGTTGTGGATTTTGATTTAATAAAAGATAATATTAAAGATTTAGACAACTACGTTATTGCAACAATGGGAACTGTTGCCTATGTAGTGGCAAATAAGCTTGGATTTAAACCAGATATAAGATTTGCCGTGCCTGAAGCTATAGTAAGCGCTTGCAATAGGGGATGTAATGTTGTTGCTCTAATAACTGGAAAAATGGCTGAGAAAGTTATTAAAAAACTTGACAATGCAAAAATTAGCTATACCGTATTAGATGCCACTAAAAACAAATAA
- the surE gene encoding 5'/3'-nucleotidase SurE: MDILIVNDDGIYSSSLIALYKALKEKFEDANITIVAPTNQQSGIGRAISLFEPLRMTKVRLAENIFGYAVSGTPTDCVILGIYQILKKVPDLVISGINIGENLGTEIMTSGTLGAAFEAAHHGAKSIASSLQMTSDHLKFRELDIPINFEIPAKITARIAEKYLKYDMPCDVLNINIPENATLETPIEITRLARKMYTTHVEERVDPRGRSYYWIDGYPIFEEKEDTDVYVLRKKGHISITPLTLDTTIKNLDEFKEKYGKILCEK, translated from the coding sequence ATGGACATACTGATAGTTAATGATGATGGCATTTACTCCTCATCATTGATAGCATTGTATAAAGCTTTAAAAGAGAAGTTTGAAGATGCAAATATAACAATAGTTGCTCCAACAAATCAACAAAGTGGGATTGGAAGGGCTATAAGCTTATTTGAGCCTTTGAGGATGACAAAAGTTAGATTGGCAGAGAATATTTTTGGTTATGCAGTTTCTGGAACTCCTACTGATTGTGTAATTTTAGGGATTTATCAAATACTAAAAAAAGTCCCTGATTTGGTTATTTCTGGAATAAACATTGGGGAAAATTTAGGAACTGAAATAATGACTTCTGGAACTTTAGGAGCGGCGTTTGAAGCAGCTCATCATGGAGCTAAATCTATAGCCTCTTCTCTGCAGATGACTTCAGACCACTTAAAATTTAGAGAGTTAGACATACCAATAAACTTTGAAATTCCTGCCAAAATAACTGCAAGAATTGCTGAAAAATATTTAAAATACGATATGCCGTGTGATGTTTTAAACATAAACATCCCAGAAAACGCTACTTTAGAAACTCCTATAGAGATAACAAGATTAGCTAGAAAGATGTATACAACCCATGTTGAGGAGAGGGTAGACCCAAGAGGAAGAAGCTATTACTGGATTGACGGTTATCCAATATTTGAGGAGAAAGAAGATACAGATGTCTATGTTTTGAGGAAGAAGGGGCATATCTCCATAACTCCATTAACTTTAGATACAACTATTAAAAATTTGGATGAGTTTAAAGAAAAATATGGGAAAATACTTTGCGAAAAATAA